A single window of Salvia splendens isolate huo1 chromosome 8, SspV2, whole genome shotgun sequence DNA harbors:
- the LOC121746074 gene encoding uncharacterized protein LOC121746074, with protein sequence MATAMMIETQSNAAEIHRGPISGKKLHEMLDEFSIPRCLFAGVVRIEEFGFNRAAGFYWVKQEKKTERKVDKVGMTYYDTQLTSFITPGRLSKITGVKAKEIILTLTVTDIVVGVPSSDKVKFVTSTGIYRVHPIAAFEPVVKINGK encoded by the coding sequence ATGGCCACAGCAATGATGATTGAAACACAGAGCAATGCAGCAGAGATCCACCGTGGACCAATCTCTGGAAAGAAACTACACGAAATGCTGGACGAATTCTCCATCCCGAGATGCCTATTCGCCGGGGTGGTACGGATCGAGGAGTTCGGGTTCAACCGAGCCGCGGGGTTCTACTGGGTGAAGCAGGAGAAGAAAACGGAACGCAAGGTGGATAAGGTTGGGATGACCTACTACGACACACAGCTCACCAGCTTCATCACCCCCGGGCGCTTGTCGAAGATCACGGGTGTGAAGGCAAAGGAGATCATCCTCACACTCACGGTCACTGACATCGTTGTGGGAGTCCCATCTAGTGACAAGGTTAAGTTTGTTACTAGTACTGGTATTTACCGCGTTCACCCCATTGCGGCCTTTGAACCCGTTGTCAAAATCAACGGTAAATAG
- the LOC121746076 gene encoding putative F-box/LRR-repeat protein 23 encodes MDASLVHRNIDVPPPPQWIELPWDVTADILQRLGSEGMLTSAQQVCTTWWKVCKDPSLWRVIDFSDKKQSPHLNKYTVMCRCAVDRSQGQLVDLTIQYFGGDTLLEYITERSSNLKRLKLRTCFNITGDVATRMFSKLYHRNLYAFAISKSMPNLHHLQLFAHWIGNEGLEAILRGCPRLESLDIRRCFDLDLEGDLGKRCRQKLNILNSPITLSVIYRGLIAMAEIHLILLPPDLNFTNTTIIKIMMF; translated from the exons ATGGATGCCTCTCTGGTTCATAGAAATATTGATGTCCCTCCGCCTCCGCAATGGATTGAACTGCCTTGGGATGTAACGGCCGATATACTGCAGAGGCTGGGGTCGGAGGGGATGCTCACAAGTGCGCAGCAAGTGTGTACCACCTGGTGGAAGGTCTGCAAGGATCCCTCCTTGTGGCGAGTCATCGATTTCTCCGACAAAAAGCAAAGTCCTCACCTCAACAAGTATACTGTTATGTGCCGCTGCGCAGTGGATCGTAGCCAGGGACAATTGGTCGACCTCACCATTCAGTATTTCGGCGGTGACACACTCCTGGAGTACATCACTGAGCG ATCATCAAATCTCAAACGCCTTAAACTTAGAACTTGCTTTAACATAACAGGAGATGTTGCAACTAGGATGTTTTCAAAGC TGTACCATCGGAATCTGTATGCTTTTGCAATCAGCAAAAGCATGCCTAATTTGCATCATCTCCAACTCTTTGCACATTGGATTGGGAATGAAGGACTGGAAGCCATCCTTCGTGGTTGTCCACGCCTTGAATCACTTGACATCCGGCGATGTTTTGATCTCGATCTTGAAGGGGATTTGGGGAAAAGATGTCGTCAGAAATTAAACATCTTAAACTCCCCAATTACTCTATCAGTGATATACCGTGGCCTAATTGCGATGGCGGAGATCCATTTGATCCTTCTGCCCCCAGATTTGAATTTTACGAATACAACTATCATAAAGATTATGATGTTTTGA
- the LOC121746073 gene encoding uncharacterized protein LOC121746073 encodes MSKEIEAQRKGAEIYHGSATCKQIFLELLDEFSIPRRVFLVAEVEAAEFEELGFNRATGFFWIRQKAKTEWKTSKTATFYYGEEVTGFIKERHLSKLGGVKGKDGMFSLPILEFIVDCPTAGKVKVRHHRRCQPRQPPRRLPKRCRIRP; translated from the coding sequence ATGTCGAAAGAGATCGAAGCTCAACGCAAGGGAGCCGAGATCTACCACGGCTCCGCCACCTGCAAGCAGATATTTCTAGAACTTCTCGACGAATTCTCGATTCCGCGGCGCGTGTTTCTGGTGGCGGAGGTTGAGGCGGCCGAGTTCGAAGAGCTGGGGTTCAACCGCGCCACCGGCTTCTTCTGGATTCGGCAGAAAGCCAAAACCGAGTGGAAGACGAGCAAGACGGCCACGTTTTATTACGGCGAGGAGGTGACGGGATTCATCAAAGAGCGCCACCTCTCGAAGCTCGGCGGAGTGAAGGGGAAGGACGGGATGTTTTCACTTCCAATACTGGAGTTTATAGTTGATTGTCCCACCGCCGGTAAGGTCAAAGTGCGTCACCACCGCCGGTGTCAGCCACGCCAACCCCCTCGCCGACTACCAAAGAGGTGCCGAATACGCCCGTAG
- the LOC121743074 gene encoding nuclear intron maturase 1, mitochondrial-like, protein MSLRPKIKHLISAFPSAGRHFSHHLNRRPQPPTPKQDPYALLKEDPVQVLSDLWVKSFSQTRKPFQNLTGFLTKLDLWVLAYQRACAHATGSYPPKNAIPSHTLSSLVSLRDAVLHCQFRWNSKLEQLIRSPKEKPVALLSRRRIESILSSGDPPFQDRVVQEVLLMILEPVFEPLFSAKSHAFRPGRNPHTVIRTIRSNFAGYLWFIRGDLSEIFSNVNPSVVLGCVGESVKDKKVLSLIKSGMREVGKNHKQLEDDGKNVSRKKRKKGQTRKRILNDDKPKPDPYWLRAFYDFSPEEAAEVPTYGYCGILSPLLMNVCLNELDHMMESKIVEFFKPCETDSIWKYSINDGCHNPSWPEFVPSSGKKKTRKMDYIRYAGHFLIGIRGPREEAVAIRKEIIEFCDRTFGIRLDNSKVEIEHISRGIQFLDHIICRRVIHPTLRYTGSGGNIVSEKGVGTLLSVTASLQQCIRQFRRLAFLKGDKDPEPLPCTPMLYSGQAHTNSQMNKLLETMADWYRYADNRKKIIGFCAYVIRSSLAKLYAARYRLKSRAKVYKIAARDLSRPLRESTNNSAPEYSDLLRMGLVDSIEGVQFSHMSLIPSCDYTPFPRNWVPEHEKLFQEYIRLQDAKFFCELNKSVKQQGLCLPQDKISEIVWDYKVLGCYSDRFRNDKGTKNTP, encoded by the coding sequence ATGTCACTGAGACCAAAAATCAAACACCTCATAAGCGCTTTCCCCTCCGCCGGCCGCCATTTCTCCCACCACCTAAACCGCCGCCCACAGCCACCAACGCCGAAGCAGGACCCATACGCCCTACTCAAAGAGGATCCCGTCCAAGTTCTATCAGACCTCTGGGTCAAATCATTCTCCCAAACGAGAAAGCCCTTCCAAAACCTCACCGGCTTCCTCACAAAACTCGACCTCTGGGTCCTCGCCTATCAGCGCGCCTGCGCTCATGCAACCGGCTCCTACCCTCCCAAAAACGCAATTCCCTCCCACACGCTCTCCAGCCTTGTCTCCCTCCGGGATGCCGTCCTTCACTGCCAGTTCCGATGGAATTCGAAGCTCGAGCAGCTCATCCGCAGCCCCAAGGAGAAGCCCGTCGCGTTACTCTCCAGACGGAGAATTGAATCCATATTGAGCTCTGGCGATCCCCCGTTTCAGGACCGGGTGGTTCAGGAGGTGCTGTTGATGATTCTGGAACCTGTTTTTGAGCCGCTATTTTCTGCGAAATCCCACGCTTTCCGTCCAGGTAGGAACCCTCACACTGTTATTAGAACAATCAGGAGTAATTTTGCTGGCTACTTGTGGTTTATACGAGGCGATTTAAGTGAGATTTTTAGTAATGTAAATCCTAGTGTTGTATTGGGATGTGTTGGAGAATCTGTGAAAGATAAGAAGGTATTGAGCTTGATTAAATCTGGGATGAGAGAGGTAGGGAAAAATCACAAGCAATTGGAAGATGATGGCAAGAATGTCagtagaaagaaaagaaagaagggGCAGACGAGGAAGAGGATATTGAACGATGACAAGCCTAAGCCCGACCCTTATTGGTTGAGGGCGTTTTACGATTTCTCTCCCGAGGAGGCTGCAGAGGTGCCTACTTATGGCTATTGTGGAATTTTGAGCCCTCTGCTGATGAATGTTTGTCTGAATGAGCTGGATCATATGATGGAAAGTAAGATAGTAGAGTTTTTTAAGCCATGTGAGACTGATTCGATATGGAAGTATTCGATAAATGATGGCTGTCATAATCCTTCTTGGCCAGAGTTTGTACCCTCGAGTGGGAAGAAGAAAACTAGGAAAATGGATTATATTAGGTATGCAGGCCACTTTCTAATTGGTATAAGGGGTCCTAGAGAGGAAGCTGTGGCAATTAGGAAGGAAATAATCGAGTTTTGTGACAGAACATTTGGGATTAGGTTGGACAATTCAAAAGTGGAAATTGAGCATATATCAAGGGGCATTCAGTTTCTTGATCATATTATATGCCGTAGAGTTATACATCCAACTCTTCGTTACACTGGAAGTGGTGGAAACATTGTGAGCGAGAAAGGTGTTGGGACTTTGCTTTCGGTTACTGCTAGCCTCCAACAATGTATACGCCAGTTCAGGCGGCTTGCCTTTCTTAAGGGTGATAAAGACCCCGAGCCACTACCTTGCACACCTATGCTGTATTCAGGCCAGGCGCACACCAATTCCCAAATGAATAAATTACTGGAGACTATGGCTGATTGGTACAGATATGCAGATAACAGGAAGAAAATCATTGGGTTTTGTGCCTATGTCATCCGAAGCTCTCTGGCTAAGTTATATGCTGCAAGGTATCGATTGAAATCCCGTGCTAAGGTGTATAAGATTGCTGCACGAGACCTTAGCCGTCCACTGAGGGAAAGTACTAACAACTCTGCCCCTGAGTACTCTGACCTCTTGCGAATGGGACTTGTTGATTCCATTGAAGGCGTTCAATTTTCTCACATGTCGTTGATCCCATCTTGTGATTATACACCTTTCCCTAGGAATTGGGTGCCTGAACATGAGAAGTTGTTCCAGGAGTATATCAGATTACAAGATGCAAAATTTTTCTGTGAACTCAACAAATCAGTTAAACAACAAGGTTTATGTTTGCCTCAAGACAAGATATCCGAGATCGTGTGGGACTACAAAGTCCTTGGGTGTTATAGTGACCGGTTTAGAAATGATAAAGGGACAAAAAATACACCATAG
- the LOC121746075 gene encoding uncharacterized protein LOC121746075 — protein sequence METPSILETQSKGAEIYQGEACKENLGKLLEEFSVPKGVFHVGEVEEVGLNRSTGFFWLKQKEKTEHYFPGLGSMIYDSQITSSIDQSHLKNITGLQAKQFFITATVSDVHVGVTSDDTVKFTTTLGLSRNQPISAFEPEDENKSI from the coding sequence ATGGAAACACCTTCAATTCTAGAAACTCAGAGCAAAGGAGCTGAGATTTACCAGGGAGAAGCATGCAAGGAGAACCTTGGGAAGCTCTTGGAGGAATTCTCTGTGCCGAAAGGTGTGTTCCATGTCGGTGAGGTCGAGGAGGTTGGCCTGAACCGATCCACGGGGTTTTTCTGGTTGAAGCAGAAGGAGAAAACGGAACACTACTTCCCAGGCCTAGGGAGTATGATATATGATTCGCAGATCACATCCTCCATCGATCAATCTCACTTGAAGAATATCACAGGACTCCAGGCGAAGCAGTTCTTCATCACGGCTACAGTCAGCGATGTACACGTTGGGGTCACCTCTGACGACACAGTCAAATTTACCACTACACTTGGTTTGTCCCGCAACCAGCCGATCTCTGCCTTTGAACCCGAAGATGAGAACAAGAGCATCTGA